Proteins from a single region of Scylla paramamosain isolate STU-SP2022 chromosome 13, ASM3559412v1, whole genome shotgun sequence:
- the LOC135106315 gene encoding uncharacterized protein LOC135106315, producing MSCGMGCWKKTTVVAAVVVVLVAVAASGVTGRPNEDMDRSKDPVFNVWEYAISNNRYNPKREAAPSADPCTTAIVSCCLINSRAPRDHCFSEYGCPGAWFNNLCSNKFKGLVRNVVDQAFFGGF from the exons ATGAGCTGTGGCATGGGGTGCTGGAAGAAAACtacagtggtggcggcggtggtggtggtgctggtggcggtggcggcgagcGGCGTGACGGGCAGACCTAACGAGGACATGGACAGAAGCAAGGACCCCGTGTTTAACGTTTGGGAGTACGCCATTAGCAACAACAGATACAACCCGAAGAGGGAAGCTGcccccag TGCCGACCCGTGCACCACAGCCATCGTGAGCTGCTGTCTGATCAACAGCAGGGCCCCGAGAGACCACTGCTTCAGTGAATACGGATGCCCAGGTGCTTGGTTCAACAATCTCTGCTCCAACAAATTCAAGGGACTGGTTCGGAATGTCGTGGACCAGGCCTTCTTTGGCGGCTTCTAA